The sequence tcctactatgcgagcagcatttttagatttatttcagaagctggtcctctgaaaactatttaactattataatgacttcttaactttaatGGTTTTagttgaattctcttttatttttcatgtacagtataataaatgctatcggcgttaatgaccttagatgtcaggatgccagaaaactttcaattaatCAGTCAATCGGGGGAATCAGTACTCACCTGGCATTCAAGCACAACATTTCCATGTTGCAAGTTCTCCAAGCAGGCGTGTGGAAGAGACAAACCACCTTCACAGCCTATTAcctaaaagacgtgacccacaggagactcgatatgttcaCTATCaggcctgtggtggctgctcaacaagtgatttaagatacctcaggcttcttgatggacaagtagcagttggttgagggcattggttaccctggTTAGGACTGtaatgaatgagaagaatgtctggctttccttttttaatcttcccctcccttggggtacagcaccatgggtccctctgcaagctggcttcaacctctgcagctaattttcacttcccttgtgtagccttgTATAAGTTATTAAATTGTTATACTGTATATGTCCCCATTGCTTTCTGTGAAGGAGGAATGTGATACAtcttgttttcatatataaactcgaAGACATTCATACAAACCACTACCTCTATTTTACTGCATTGCACAGGCCGCaagtatactcactttgtatatttcagcgaggtgtcaaagttttccctagaccacagtcatatactctACTAAGTAAaactgggtcaatgtccatgccagaactAGGGTTTCCACCCTCCTAAGagcgagtcatccacataaatagcagaaggtttgttagtatgggaacaaatgacatattctgagatactgtaatttgtatttttccctaactaatacaaacctggagttatttatataaattggcctgccatcacctgtcccccagaagtcctacctgcaataaaaagtgacgtctcaccgctgtgagagtacagtatatatagaggcggctgggtacccccCAATCACCCTCAGCATACCCTctcaagcagttaggcagggttgccaccatGCAATTAAAGTGCAATGGCTAtctccagctgccgctgaaagaatatccacttAGCCTAAAttactccaggtttgtattagttagggaaaaatacaatttatctccAAAATtgtcatattaaacaatctcaccaaccattccagcaCAGTTACATCCCCCTTTCTTTAACATCCGAGTCCTCACCCCATCTATCCCAGGTGTTTTGTCTGCTCTCGAGATGAGGGgactgggaatcccctctcctgttATCTTATTTCTAAATAGCTATGCAAAAGGTAAACATCTGTTCCCTACTTTGGTTCCAATTTGGCTTTCATGaaggcccttcttacaatctccaatgctttatagaaatcccttgattttggtgaGGAAGctcatatgattggcctttattttaattgccgcctttgacggtgttaatcagagacccatgttttcaaactcaaacagctaagagtaggtgggtcttttcttagcttcATCATTGAATTTTTCTGTAATAGATTTCAGtgttgttgttgaagggcaccatagtgaatatagaaatgtgatatctagtgttcatcagggtagtgtccgtggctcattacttctcatactatgtacatacatataccaaggcgcttgccccaattttgaggggtagccaacatcaaacaaatgaaaaataaggggacctttcctctttatgctcctcccagcctgacgagggctgttactgctagggtaccacagcccaccctcccccattatccaccacagatgaaacttcataatgctgaatcccctactgctgctacctctgcggtcatccaaggcgaccggaggaagcagcagagcctaccagaagtgcgtcaaaatcgctcgccattcattcaaatttctagcacgctctctggcctctctcacatctatcctcctatcacccagagctttcttcactccatccatccacccaaaacttggcctttctcttgtacttctcccatcaactcatgcattcatcaccttctttagcagacagccattttccattctctcaacatggccaaaccacctcaacacatttatatccactctagctgctaactcattgcttacacccgttctcaccctcactacttcgttcctaaccctatctactcgagatacaccagccctactcttcagacacttcatctcaaacacattcaatttctgtctctccgtcactttcattccccacaactccgatccatacatcacagttggtacaatcactttctcatacagaactctctttacatttatacccaaccctctattctttaccactcccttcactgcccccaacactttgcagccttcattcacttgctgacttacatctgcttccactccaccatttgttgcaacaacagaccccaagtacttaaactgatccacctcctcaagtaactctccattcaatatgacattcaacctcgcaccatcttcctttctcgtacatctcataacctttctcttacccacattaactctcaacttcctcctttcacatacccttccaaattctgtcactaattggccaagcttctcttcctagtCTGCAACCAGACTGGGATGAATGGAAAGAATAAttgcctttttcttttcttcatcttcccctctctaggGGTCCAGTgtccatcttcccctctcttggaggCACAACATCCATTTTCCCTGTCAACTGGATCTTGATTGAACTGCAGGTAATCCTCATGTTGTTGCTCAGCTAACATATCTGGCGATATACAGTAGAAGATTACGTTCCCATTATCCATATGAGGCGGAGATGGGGTTTGGGTAAAccacagtgtgtatgtatattctcAAACGTTTTGCTTTTATATTGCCTAGATGGTGTCACAGGAGAGTCCCATACTCACTTCCCACCTTTGTACGGGCCATTAACCTGCTGGCATTGTCAAGCCACTGGTTAATGAGGTTCCAGGATGCTCATCATACATTTCTAGCTCAGATGCAGCAATCCCTGGTATTAAAGTTCCAGTCAGTTGGAAAGTGGATTTCTAACCACCAATAGGTGAGTTTCTTATgtaaaggacgaagttttgtattcgtgtaagaacaaatttatgagtaatttgtatttttcctaactatataaacctgagttctttacacaAATTTTACCTGTCATCACCTAACCCCAGAAGTCCTGGACCTACAATCAGAGTACGGGGGCAGGGGGATGCTTCCACACGACTCACTGGTAACAACTGGATGGGTTGTTGACCCTTTGTTAAATGTTTTTATGGCCGTGTTACAGTTTGTGCTATTTTCTGTCGCCTATGTATAGAAtgcatgtttgtatagttaggaaaaatgcaaattacttccagATTTGTCATATTCAAAACCTAGTCGTACATCTGGTAGGATAGCTTAGATAAGGCTCGTCATTATACAGTACGGTATACAGTATGCATATTCTTGAAATTAGTAAACTGCTTTAATCCCATCAGTCtccaaaattataataatcattgcCTAGATACCAAGGTGGCTTTCCAGTCTGTGACAGATAAATGGGCTGGCTTCCCCGTCTTACCACCTGCCACTAACTAATACCTTATTAATGATTCAACTGAAGTTCCAGCAGTTTTACTGCTAATATCCACTTGGTTCTATCACTAACTTaacatattcgttttttttttcgttttttttttaccaGCTAGACATACCCTCTTACTCCTGTTCAAAAACTACTACCAAAATACCAGTGTTTTCAAAAAAGTAATTTAAGTTGAGCTGGAGAGGCCTGTCAGGACAGTGCACTCtttaataattatgtaaaatttatGTTGTAGCTgtccctttggttagttttcttcttGTGGTGTCATCTATTTAGATGGTAAGTGCCCTGGCTATTCTCTCCATCTACTACCAAAAGTTGCACCTGAATGGCAATCAAAGCAAAACACAGGTGTGTGCCTTCCACCTTAACAAGTACCAGGAAAACAGGAAGCTTAAGATCAAATGGGGTGACAAAGAACTAGAAAATTATTCTTACCCAGTATACTTAGGTGTCATCCTTgacagaatgctctcctttaaagagCATGTAAATAGAACCAAACTtaaagtagcaactaggaacaaTCTCAGTAAACTTACCAACATCACCTGTGGATCAGACCTCAAGACTCTGAGACAAACAACGCAGACACTGAGAGACTGAGAAAAACAGCCCTCTACTGTGGAATACTGTGCAACCAGTGTAGGCAAGATCATGTCATGTAGACAGAGTAAAATAAGTGATGTCAGATTATTACTGGCACCCTAAAACCAACACCTCTTCCATCTTTATACAAACTAGCCGGTATCCCACCATCCCACCTCTGAcgagaaacagaaaaaaattaatagaataaacaaattaatgatcCCCAGCATTCACTCCACAATCATTAGGAAGCAAGGCAAACACTAAAATCCCGCTAAAGCTTCGCAACGAGATGAACTACAACCATATTGGGCAGCTGCTCACAGGATAGAGAAATGGCGAGAAAGCGACCGCCGTGCAGAACAACCCTtaccaggaaggactgggtaaccctaaacagagcaagggtgAAAGTGGTCAAAACTGGAGATAACTGCCACAAATGGGGACTAGCCACCAACTCTGAATGACCATGTGGGGCAACACTTCAAACAGTGGAACACATTCTACGAGGGTGCCTGagccctcattgctcagatcaagacctcagagaaATAAACGACAACATCCTCTTGTAGGTTTGACATTGTTACAATAAGATATGAGGAACAGTCAGCACAGGGCAGGGCTAGATAGGAGAGGGGAATATTTTTTGGGGTGAGGTTGAAACCTCAGTAGCCTCAGTGATTTTAGTGTAATGAATACAAGGTAAGAATTATTGAAATGAATAGTGCTCTGGGTAAGCCTCTGAGTGTGTTGATATAGGATTTTCGTGACAATTTTTCCTTTAACAGAAATTTGTTTTCGTGTGCTTGCTTAAAAACTGAATTTTACTATAACCAATAACACGGCTTCTAAACTGAGAAGTCCCACATTTGAAGAGTACAATAATGTGAGCACAATTTATTTAACAAGAGAATTTGGTGTATGCAGATGAAATAGAATTGTATGATGAACTTAGATTCAAGAATACTGTACTCCATACTCATATTAGGTTAGTGACAGCTAATATAACATACTCTTCTAAGTACTGATATCCAGATTAATTTCTAGGTTGCAGCAAGCTTACCCGTGGATATCCTCAAGTTTGATGCTGATGAAAAAAAGGCAATAGTGAGAATACCTACTGAGAATTATGCCAAAGTCAGAGCAGCTTTGACTTTGTGTTCTGCTGTGAAGCTAGGAAATGAGACTTTTTCTTTTGTGTTTACAGTTAAGCAAGCTTCTTCTTGCCTATTATCTCTTGCTGGACCACAGAGAATTATTACGTAAAATTCATTAACATAGCGATTCTGGTTTTATATTCACATCCAAactataaattatatgtatttttagatcaatgtgtgtatgttatatattatattaatatagttttgtcaaatgtggaaaaaaattcAAAAGCATTCTGAGAATCTTGATGTTATATAAATTGTAATTCAGATATGAGTTTAGGTTTTTTGTGCTAAAGACAATAAAAgtatccctgttttttttttttaattaaacatgaCCTTTTAAAATGAATAGACATTTGTATACTATATAACTCAGTTTTTTAGATTAAACTGTATTTCATTTTACTATGCTAAAGAAGCCAACAACATTTAAACCATACTGTAGTTATGAAACTGGTCTATTTATGTGGAATTTGAAAGAAGACAGGtagaacagcagcaacaacagttgATTCACTTTAATCaaagtattggtaatgtttctagGTGTTCATTAAGTAtgctagacatttttttttcagaatcctgTTGGCAAATCTCTAGACGTCAGTCGCATGCTAATATGAAAAAGAATTTAATTGCATTATTCAatgtttgttcctacatgaatacaaaccttttgtccttaaGATAAGAGTGCAATCTTCAGCAGAGCTCTAACAGCTGTTGAATCATTAAGGTAGGGGCTGTATCATTTGGGAGGTAGGTGGGGGAAGTCAGCAGCCTGTCCATATGTATCACTTCACTTTTCTTTTTGCCCGCAACAAGAGTTGACATACACTGCTGTACTCGTATTCTCTACGGCTGTTGGATCTTTTCTGACTGTGTTTATATTAGCATCTTTGTTTTGTGTTTGTAAGCACCTTCTCTTAATGGCGGAAGTGCATCAAAGGTAAAACGTGGTAAAGTGAATTTTGTTCCTACAGGGATACAGCCTTCAATCCCAcgtgtttttgtatttttatgaagGGCGGGACTGTACGCAATGTTCCTCAGGAAGAGAGTGTTCATGCTTCCGATCAGATAGACAATTATCTTTTCTTGAAGCGTAACTCAGCTTGCTTGGTTATTTCTCCTTTACTGAGGGCATTACCTGATGCATCCTGGTTGATCATTCATTCCTTTGTGCCCAATTGTGATCATCTTCTGCCAGGCATACCTGATATGCCCTTGAGTGTGAACCTTGtggagtgctagtgtcagtgtttTCCATTGGCAAGAGGCAGTAAGGGTAGCTTGCTCTCATTCTAACTCCTTTACCAAGTTGTAGTTGTTCCCTTTTTTTGTTGATTCGGGCTCCCCTTAGAAAAAAAGATGACAATGGGAATAGTCACATAGGAAGGCCTTTCACCAAGTTCCTTGGGACCTGGCTATCACTTTTCCCTTTTGAAAGGAGTGACTGTACTCTCCCCCTAACTGGTACCTATTGGGTCAATCAAGTGGATCATGAGTACAATACAGACTATATCCCACCAGTAAGTTAATGTCATATGTAAAGAACAAAAGGTTTGCATTTGCGAATTCTAAAATTTGTCTTTCTTAAGCCAAAGAACTAGTTGAGTGATACAACTGCCCCACCAACCTCCTCTTGACTATTGCATCTAGTTTTTTAATGATTCAATGCTGTCCCAGGTTTCCTATTTACAGGGTTTAGGTTTGTATAGCAAGGGAAAACACAAATTACTTCAAGAATTTTTGCATGACAGTATATTTAGTgatataatactgtactgtaaatgctTTTGCCATTATGGAAGGATCCTCAGTACTTTTataatccttactgtcctcccttcagttgaagtggctatcctggagttatctgttattttgcacaagttagcaagaagaggagcttttagcacttgttggagaatttgtaatgttactcctctatgtaaatgtgtttgtggtagctcaagtcctactgattaccgcccaatttccataactcccatattatctaaagtttttgaacgtcttctggcaaaacgtcttaataggtttgctgaaggtaatcatctactccctagtttgcaatttggttttcataaaggccttggagcatgtgatgcccttcttacaatctccaatgctgtacagaaatcccttgattgtggtcaggaagttcgtatgattggccttgattttagtgctgtctttgaccgtgttaatcatgaggcccttgttttcaaactcaaatagttgggagtgggtggggcatttcttagcattattattgattttttaagtaatagatctcaaagaggagttgttgatgggcaccatagtgagtataggaatgtgatatccggtgttccacagggtagtgttcttggcccattacttttcatactatatacacatgacatgtggtttggcctaaaaaacaagcttgttgcatatgcagatgatgctactctctttgcatcaattccatcccctgaatgtagatctggggttggtgaatcccttaatagagatttagctaacattagtgcatggtgcaaattatggggtataaagttgaatcctaacaaaactcaaagtatgattgtaagtaggtcaaggacggtggctcctcaacatccggatctcagtattgataatgtttctttaaatttgtatgactcttttaaaattttaggtgtgactctcaacagcaaatttacttttgagaaacacattaggtctgtctcttcttcaattgcacaaaaaatggattttgagcgaagcgaaaaatctatttttgggtgagatagccatgacgtcctgatggaaggttccttctgtagcttccttgggtatatttaactacaaggatattcccagagaattaaaccacaggttatcacagaattctaacttctggtgcgagtatcttaaagtaaaggtttccctctaagatatcgtatatcaacaggggacgtatgtattaacacgccacatagctatctgcaccccatatagagttaacacttcgatatggaaaggtggagaatagctggggagccgttccacagttacactcatccgtggctgcttttggtactcgaaacgtaaacaaacgggcgccattgctaaatgacgtcacgtccgtcctcatcctgatgccagctccttgctaatctccatgatacagcaggacagggcggggcctgaaaggctggactagaatagacgggagggtccatcaggacatcatggctatctcacccaaaaatagatttttcgcttcgctcaaaatccgttttttgggctcaagccatgacgtcctgatggaagagtaccagagaatcaatgtatcgtggaaaatttccccttttgtagagtaagtgccaagggctccgaatagaggtatgtaatgtgacctcggtagaggttccgtggggatccagcttcctgccccactggcagagaagtcccggcggattataccaaaatccgaagtggtcatcaaagggctactcaccctgcggagagttcgtgtaggactcggagacaagacagaaggttaatattcgtgtaggaatattctcaagagtagacaagtgataattaatcactatattccatggattagagatcaatctggtctcgaaggcatgacgaaggtaagtattcaagtaggaatattacacagcatgggtgagtatataatacagacaatttatattattcttctcattccaaaggaaaggggtaaatgaaactatgacaatcatgtatttcataatggtaataggagcgaagagagacgcacaagtaataaaatagacattttatttcataatttgcaggttatagtaataataattgcaataaagggtgtaaagttaatttacaataataaaaataatgtacatagaaaatagaaaacttcaatcttgaatctgaaagaaatttcaaatttagaaaacacaagttccagaggaacgtcagtctttatcaaagaaaaaacacatcatgccctagggcatgtggcactcatgtgaagcctatgacatttcaccttgataagaacagtcaattagaaacactaagtgtccatgaaatcactatgtatcacacaagggtcaacaaaggcacccgtagagttaaagtcccaagtaactcgctgttctatgcagagttaaacggcaggtttcataacactacctgcagctaccacgaaatgtttaacttcatgcacttgctttgcgtagtgcttgaagaaaacgcgcgacgatttccatcctgtgaagctcttgaggctttcgaaatccatactctggaagaaattcagagacgacgcgacttttctaggatcatgacctgcgggagtactgtcaggatccgctctgcgaatgaagtaggtgattttcgctcttagttgtttcagtgacaggtcgctacccgatgtttctcctttgaagagttgacctccaccgaagtctgaagttcttcgaagatagaccttgagactctccactggacataaagagattctccaggggccccatctcttggtgggtaattcattttttgcgagaaacgtcggatcagggaagagggtaagttctcctgtatctgcgaacaggatatgaccctcgtctcttgacaatgccactattttgctgactcgggctcccgaggcgagagcaaaaaggaagataactttttgagtcaggtccttgagagggcacgaatcgttgtccaagttagaggcaaaatggagcaccttgtccagggaccaggagataggttttggcggaggtgctgggcgtagtctagcgcatgcctttggtagtttattgaagatatcgctggacagatcaatctggaaggcgtacagtaatggtctagtcaaagccgatttgcaggtagaaatcgtattggctgctaagccttgtccatgaaggtgaatgaagaaggacatgcaaaaatcaatggtgatttccgtaggattttttgctttgacgaacgagacccactttctccaggacgattcgtattgccgtcgtgtggattcggtcttgtattcctcgaggaagtctagacttttcttcgagatcccaaacctattctttgcagctagggagagaaaatcatgagatgaaggtccctgactttcagtgatgaagcgaaggcagtcgacttctgtacttgctgagagagaactgggcccgggaggtggatcagcgtgggctgcagctctaggaccagggggtaccaat is a genomic window of Palaemon carinicauda isolate YSFRI2023 chromosome 39, ASM3689809v2, whole genome shotgun sequence containing:
- the Rpp14a gene encoding ribonuclease P protein subunit p14; protein product: MNMKELECRHWYLDIEMEYCAKLYYMMTGDLLKFFILTAVKTMFGEVAASLPVDILKFDADEKKAIVRIPTENYAKVRAALTLCSAVKLGNETFSFVFTVKQASSCLLSLAGPQRIIT